The genomic DNA GTGGGCCCCGTCGTCGCCCTCCGAGACGGCAGCGAACGCGATTTCGTTATGCCCACGCACTGCCCGTCCTGCGGCACCGAGCTGAAGCCGGCCAAGGAAGGGGACGTGGATATCCGCTGCCCCAACGCCAAATCCTGCCCCTCGCAGCTGCGTGAACGCGTGTTCCACCTGGCCGGCCGCGGTGCCTTCGACATTGAGGCGCTGGGCTGGGAGGCAGCTATTGCCCTCACCTCACCCGCCGAGCCGGAAAAGCCGCCGCTGACAAGTGAGGCCGGCCTGTTCGACCTGAAAATCGAGGACCTGGCGGACGTCCGGATTGAACGGCCCAAGCGTGTCAAGGGCGTGGTGGACGGCACCGAACTCGTTCCGTACTTCTACACCAAGGGCACCGCCAAAAAGCCGTCCGTTGCTTCCGCCAATACCCGCAAGCTGTTCGAGGAACTCGAGAAAGCCAAATCCCAGCCACTGTGGCGGGTCCTGGTGGCACTGTCCATCCGGCACGTGGGCCCGACGGCGGCCCGTGCCCTCGCCGGCGCCTTCGGGTCGATGGAGGCCATCCGTGCTGCCACCGAGGAGCAGCTGGCGCATGTCGACGGCGTCGGCCCCACCATCGCCGCGGCCCTGACGGAATGGTTCGCCGAGGACTGGCACCGCGAGATCGTGGATGCCTGGGCAGCTGCAGGGGTCCGGATGGCCGACGAACGGGACGAGTCCATGCCCCGCACACTCGAGGGCCTGACCGTTGTTGTCACCGGCACATTGCCCAACTTCAGCCGGGACGAGGCCAAGGAAGCCATTCTCACCCGCGGGGGCAAGGCCTCCGGGTCGGTATCGAAAAAGACCGACTACGTGGTGGCCGGGGAAAATGCGGGCACCAAGCTGGAGAAGGCCGAAGCCCTGGGCGTCCGGGTCATTGACGAAGACGGCTTCCGGATCCTGCTGGCCGAAGGGTCCGTCCCGGAGGACGGGGCAGGAACCGATGGGCAAAACGAGGAAGACAAACCGGAAGAAGGTACCGAATGAGCCCGCTGCCTGACGCGGCCGATCCGCTGGAATTGCTGGAAGTTGCCCGCGAGGCCGCCGCTGCGGGAGCGGCTGTGCTGGCGGGACGCTCGGTCGCCGGCCTGAATCCGGTGAAAAAAAGCGCCGACGGAGACTGGGTCACCGAATTTGATACCGCCGCAGAGATTGCGGTGCGGGAGGTCCTGGCCCGCCTGCGTCCGCATGACGTTGTCACGGGGGAGGAGCTGGAAACGGCCGTCCCGTCCAATCCGTCAGGCATCCGATGGTCCATAGATCCGCTGGACGGCACCACCAACTTCATCCGCAACATTGTCTACTACGCCACCTCCGTGGCTGCGGTGACCGACGACGGCGAGTGGCTGGCCGGCGTCGTCCACGCCCCGGCGCTGGTCCGGGTGTACTCGGCCGCCCGCGGGAACGGGGCCTGGCTGTCCGAGCACGGCAGCGTCCGCAAGCTCTCCGGCCCCGATCCGCAGCGGGTGGGGAAGCTGCTGGGTACCGGGTTCTCCTACAACGCGGAGGTCCGGTCCGAGCAGTATGCGGCCTTGCCGGAGCTTGCCGGGCAGTTCGCGGACGTCCGTCGGCTGGGATCCGCCGCGCTGGACCTGTGCATGGTGGCCGACGGCACGCTAGACGCCTATATCGAGCGCAGCCTCAACGAATATGACTATGCCGCCGGCGCCTTGATCGCCGAGGAAGCCGGCGTTCCCGTTCAGCGTCCGCCGCGGCCGGCCAACGACGCCGAACGTGAGGACGCGGTGACTGTCGCTGGAGCTGCGCTGCTGGGCTAGGTGTGGAGCCGCGGTTCCGCCACGGCACTTCCGCCGGCGGGGGATGCCCGCCATTCTTCGGCCAGGAGTGCGTAGCGGAGGTCATCCAGCCAGCGCCCCGAACGGTGGAGGGACCCCTGGCGGGACCTCCCCTCACGCCGCATCCCCGCTTTTTCCATGACCCGCCAGGAAGCGGTGTTGTCGGCGAAACACTCCGCCACCACCCGGCGCAGGCCAAGGTCCTCGAAGCAGACGCGCAGTAGTGCAGTTACGGCTTCGCTTGCGTACCCCCGCCCGGCGAACTCCGGTGCAATAACGTAGCCAATCTCGGCCTGCGTGTCGCGCGCCAACTCCTCCACCTCCTGCTGCGCCCATGCGTCCTGGCAGGCAAGATAAAGGTCACCGACCAGGGCTCCGCCCTGTTCCACGGCAAAAGTGGCCGCCAAATGCTCCGGCTGCCGGAGCCGCTCCACGAAGGCGTCCACGTCCGTGGGCCGGGCCGTCATCCATTGCGCGACCTCCGGCTTCCGCCGGTACTCATACATGCGCGGCAGGTCGTCGGCTTCGGCGGGACGGATGGTGAGGCGGGGTGTGATGACGGGCCAGCGGGGGCCGGAGGGATTCGCGGTCATGGTACCATGATGGCCTATTGGGTTCCCCGGACGCGGTTGGCGGATCGGGCACTCGTCTACCGCCGGGCGGCAACGATGATCTCCCGGCTCACCGCTGCCAGGAACGGCCCGCCGTCCCAGTCCCCGTACCAGTCGGCGGAGCTGAAGCCTGCTTGATGCAGCAGCCGTTCCAGCAGGTCCGCGGGCGGGAATTTGAGGGTGCTCCTGCTGGCGAACCGTGCGCCGTCGGACAGGAACCGGGTGCGGTCCTCGAAGGTCACCAACACGCCGTCGGGGCGGTCCTCCGCCGAGATCAGTTCCCAGTCCACCTCGAGGGTGCCCGCTGAGGATTCCTGCAGCTCAGGTCCGGCGTGGCCGGAATCCCACTCCAGCCATGCCTTCGCTGCCGGGTTCCTTGACTCGAAACAGAAGATGCCGCCGGGCGCCAGCCGGGACCGCACCGCGGCCAACGTCTGCAGCATCTCGGCTTCGGTGAGCAGGCACTGGAAGGCATGGCCCGTCATCACCGCGGCGTCGAAGGGGCCCGCCGGCAGGTCCTCAGCCGTCCCGGGGAGCCAGGTGACCAGTTCGCTGTCCGGCCGGGACCGTGCCGCCTCCAGCATGCCGGCGGCGGGATCAATGCCCGTCACGGCGTGTCCGGCACGCGCCAGCCGGACGGCGAAGCTGCCGGTGCCGCAGCCAATATCCGCGATCCGCAGCGGCTCCTGACGCCCATTGATCCCACCCAATAGCCCCGCATAAAAATCGGTGTCCCACCGCCCGGCGTTGTCCTCGTCGTACAGCGCCACCAGACGTGGCTCGTTGTAGTGCGCGTCAACCATGGTTTCCTTTGTTTGCCCGGATTCAGGAGGAAGCCTATCGGGATTAAGCCCTGAGGAAAGACCGCCCTGTCCGGGCCTGTTTCCCAGCCGCACAGCGGATAATTGCATCCCGTCCAGCATCGACTCACAAGGAGGTACCGGCATGCCCCGTAAAGCAACCGCCGCTCCGCGGAAAACTTTCCGCACGGCTCCCGAAACCGGCCCCGCCACGCCTGTGGCCCAGACACCGACGGAACTGGATGCCGCCTACTTCGCCGGCTTGATTGATGAGCGGATAGCGAAGAACCGTGAACAGATTGTGATGCTGACCGATCTGATCCGCGAAGTCACCCTGGCGGCCAAGGACATTCCTGCCGATGATGAGCATGATCCCGAAGGCACCACCGTGTCCGTTGAACGGGCCAACGAAGTGGCCATGCTCGCCGCAGCGGAAAACTCGATGATCGAACTGGTGGAGGCACGGGAACGGCTGGACGCCGGTGCCTACGGAATCTGCGAAAACTGCGGCAACCCCATTCCGGCTGCCCGCCTGGAAATCCGGCCGGAAACCCGCTTCTGCGTGAACTGCGCAGCTGCGCGCCGGCGGTAGGAAAGAAGCCCCTGCCACGGGTGAACGTGTGCCCCCTCACCCCGGTCCCCGGCGGGACCGGGGAGGGGGATAGAATCTACGTGCACTTCAACCTGACCGTAAGGATTCGTAACACGCATGAGCATCACCATCCGGCTTGCCACCGAGGCTGATTTTGAAGATATCCGCCGGATTACCCGTGAGGCTTATCTGCACGGAAAGCACATCGAAGCCGACAATCCCTACGTCAAGGAACTCGAGAACGTCGAGGACCGGGCCAGGCACACCGAACTGTGGGTCGCGGAACTGGGCGGGAAGGTCGCAGCCTCGGCCGCCATCACCTACGCCGGCCAGCCCTACACGGATATTGCCATTGAAGGTGAATTGGAATTCCGCATGCTCGCCGTGGATCCTTCCGTGCAGCGCGGGGGAGTGGGCCGCGCCCTGGTGAACGCAATTGTTGACTACGCCCGGAGCAAGGACGGCATCGAAGCGGTCAGCCTCACCAGCATGACGACCATGCTCAATGCGCACGCGCTGTACCTGTCCCTGGGCTTTGTCCGCGTGCCCGAGCGTGACTGGACCGTTCCCGGCGAAGACTACATCCTCTGGGTCTTCCGCAAGGCCGTCTAACCGTCTGCTTCAAACCCTGCCGGTCCGGCGCCTGGTGGTTCGCCGTATGTACCGGTGAGGCGGGCAACCGCCTCACCGGGCAGCATCTGCTGTACAGCGGCTGTGCGGTGTGTGTCGGCTGCCTCCGTGACCTACCCCCGAACGCCGTAGACTGGAACGGATACCGGTTACATACCGAAACGTTCCTATATAAGACGCATGGGAGACTCATGTCTGAGATCAATCGTGAGGCCGTGGCGCATCTGGCGCGGCTGGCCCACATTGAGATGACCAACGACGAGCTGGACAAGATGGCCGGCGAACTCGATGTCATCGTGGATTCGATCAAATCCGTAAGCGAAGTTGCCGGCGAGGACATCCCGGCCACCTCCCACCCCATCCCGCTGACCAACGTCTTCCGCGAGGACGTTGTGGGGCAGACGCTGACCAACGAGGAAGCCCTGTCCGGTGCGCCCGACAATGCCGCCGGCCGCTTCAAGGTCCCTGCCATCCTGGATGAGGAGTAAAAGCTTCCATGAGTGAACTGATTACATCGAGCGCCGCGCAGCTGGCCGCCAAGCTGGCCGCCCGCGAGGTCACCGCCGTCGAGGTCACGCAGGCGCATCTGGACCGCATCAGCGAGGTCGACGGCGCCGTCAACGCCTTCCTGCACGTGAACACGGACGAGGCGCTGCAGGTAGCTGCCGACGTCGACAAGGCCCGTGCCGCCGGCGAGCAGCTGCATGAACTGGCCGGCGTCCCCATCGCCATCAAGGACCTGATTGTCACCAAGGGCCAGCCCACCACGGCCGGCTCGAAGATGCTCGAAGGCTGGATGAGCCCCTACGACGCCACGGTGATCTCCAAGATCCGTGCCGCGCGGATGCCGATGCTGGGCAAGACCAACCTGGACGAGTTCGCCATGGGCTCCTCCACGGAGCACTCCGCCTACGGGCCCACCCGCAACCCGTGGGACCTGGACCGGATCCCCGGCGGCTCCGGCGGCGGGTCCGCGGCCGCCGTCGCCGCCTTCGAGGCTCCGCTGGCGCTGGGCACCGACACCGGCGGCTCCATCCGCCAGCCCGCCGCCGTCACCGGTTCCGTGGGCGTGAAGCCCACCTACGGCGGTGTTTCCCGCTACGGTGCCATCGCCATGGCCTCCTCGCTGGACCAGATCGGCCCGGTCTCCCGCACCGTGCTGGACGCGGCTCTGCTGCAGGAAGTCATTGGCGGTCACGACCCGCGCGACTCCACCTCCCTCACGGACCCGGTCGGTTCCCTGGCTGACGCGGCCCGCAACGGCAACGTGGCCGGCATGCGGATCGGCATCGTGAAGGAACTGCAGGGTGAAGGCTACGAAGCCGGTGTGCAGGCACGCTTCAACGAGTCGGTGGAGATGCTCCGTGAAGCCGGCGCAGAGATCGTCGAGGTCTCCTGCCCCAACTTCAAGTACGCCCTCGGCGCCTACTACCTGATCATGCCGTCCGAGGCCTCCTCGAACCTGGCCAAGTACGACGGCGTCCGATACGGCATGCGCGAGCTGCCCGCCGAGCCGCCGCTGACCATCGAACGGGTTATGGGCGCCACCCGTGCCGCCGGCTTTGGTGATGAGGTCAAGCGCCGCATTATCCTGGGCACCTACGCACTTTCGGCCGGCTACTACGACGCCTACTACGGCTCGGCCCAGAAGGTGCGCACCCTGATCCAGCGCGACTTCGACGCCGCGTTTGCGCAGGCCGATGTGCTGATTTCCCCGACCTCGCCCAACACCGCCTTCAAGCTCGGCGAGAAGCTGGACGATCCGCTGGCCATGTACCTGAACGACATCGCCACCATTCCGGCCAACATGGCCGGCGTCCCGGGTATCTCGGTTCCCGGCGGCCTGGCCGACGGACTGCCCGTCGGCATCCAGTTCCTGGCTCCGGCCCGCGAAGACGTCCGCCTCTACCGCGCCGGCGCCGCCCTTGAGGGCATGCTGGAGCAGAAGTGGGGCGGCCCGCTGCTGGCCTCGGCACCCGTACTCGGAGGAGTGAAGTAAATGTCCGTCCACATCCAGGATGAAACCCTGTCCTTCGAAGAGGCCATGGAGAAGTACGACCCGGTGCTGGGGTTCGAGGTCCACGTGGAGCTGAACACCAAAACCAAGATGTTCTCCGATGCGCCGAACATCTTCGGCGACGAGCCCAACACTGCCGTCACCCCGGTGGACCTGGGCATGCCCGGCGTCCTGCCCGTGGTGAACAAAAAGGCCGTGGAGTACTCGATCCTGATCGGCCTGGCCCTGAACTGCAAGATCGCCGAATCCTGCACCTTTGCCCGGAAGCAGTACTTCTACCCGGACACGCCCAAGAACTTCCAGACCTCCCAGTACGAAGATCCCATTGCGTACGACGGCTACCTGGACATCGAGCTGGAAGACGGCACCGTCTTCCGGGTCGAGATTGAGCGTGCCCACATGGAAGAGGACGCCGGCAAGCTCACCCACATGGGTGGTGCGGCAGGCCGCATCCAGGGCGCCGACTTCTCCCTGGTGGACTACAACCGTGCCGGCGTGCCGCTGGTGGAGATTGTCACCAAGCCTATTGAAGGCGCCGGATCCCGTGCCCCCGAACTGGCCAAGGCCTACGTGGCCGCCATCCGGGAAATCGTGAAGAACCTTGGCGTTTCCGACGCGAAGATGGAACGTGGCAACGTGCGCTGCGACGCGAACGTTTCGCTGCGCCCGCACGGCCAGGAGAAGTTTGGCACGCGTTCGGAAACGAAGAACGTGAACTCGCTGCGCGCCGTCGAACGCGCCGTCCGCTTCGAAATCCAGCGCCACGCCGCCGTGCTGGACTCCGGCAACACGATTGTCCAGGAAACCCGGCACTGGCACGAGGACACCCGCTCCACCACCTCGGGCCGGCCGAAATCCGACGCCGATGACTACCGCTACTTCCCGGAGCCTGACCTCGTTCCCGTGGTCACCTCCAAGGAATGGATCGAAGAGCTCCGCGCCCAGCTGCCCGAACCGCCGGCTGAACGCCGCAAGCGGCTCAAGGAAGACTGGGGCTACTCGGACGCCGAGTTCCGCGACGTGGTGAACGCCGGCGTCATGGAAGCCATCGAGGAAACCATTGCCGCAGGCGCTTCCGCGCAGGTTGCCCGCAAATGGTGGATGGGTGAGGTTGCCCGCCGTGCCAAGGAAG from Arthrobacter zhangbolii includes the following:
- a CDS encoding inositol monophosphatase family protein gives rise to the protein MSPLPDAADPLELLEVAREAAAAGAAVLAGRSVAGLNPVKKSADGDWVTEFDTAAEIAVREVLARLRPHDVVTGEELETAVPSNPSGIRWSIDPLDGTTNFIRNIVYYATSVAAVTDDGEWLAGVVHAPALVRVYSAARGNGAWLSEHGSVRKLSGPDPQRVGKLLGTGFSYNAEVRSEQYAALPELAGQFADVRRLGSAALDLCMVADGTLDAYIERSLNEYDYAAGALIAEEAGVPVQRPPRPANDAEREDAVTVAGAALLG
- a CDS encoding GNAT family N-acetyltransferase, whose product is MTANPSGPRWPVITPRLTIRPAEADDLPRMYEYRRKPEVAQWMTARPTDVDAFVERLRQPEHLAATFAVEQGGALVGDLYLACQDAWAQQEVEELARDTQAEIGYVIAPEFAGRGYASEAVTALLRVCFEDLGLRRVVAECFADNTASWRVMEKAGMRREGRSRQGSLHRSGRWLDDLRYALLAEEWRASPAGGSAVAEPRLHT
- a CDS encoding class I SAM-dependent methyltransferase yields the protein MVDAHYNEPRLVALYDEDNAGRWDTDFYAGLLGGINGRQEPLRIADIGCGTGSFAVRLARAGHAVTGIDPAAGMLEAARSRPDSELVTWLPGTAEDLPAGPFDAAVMTGHAFQCLLTEAEMLQTLAAVRSRLAPGGIFCFESRNPAAKAWLEWDSGHAGPELQESSAGTLEVDWELISAEDRPDGVLVTFEDRTRFLSDGARFASRSTLKFPPADLLERLLHQAGFSSADWYGDWDGGPFLAAVSREIIVAARR
- a CDS encoding TraR/DksA family transcriptional regulator is translated as MPRKATAAPRKTFRTAPETGPATPVAQTPTELDAAYFAGLIDERIAKNREQIVMLTDLIREVTLAAKDIPADDEHDPEGTTVSVERANEVAMLAAAENSMIELVEARERLDAGAYGICENCGNPIPAARLEIRPETRFCVNCAAARRR
- a CDS encoding GNAT family N-acetyltransferase, with translation MSITIRLATEADFEDIRRITREAYLHGKHIEADNPYVKELENVEDRARHTELWVAELGGKVAASAAITYAGQPYTDIAIEGELEFRMLAVDPSVQRGGVGRALVNAIVDYARSKDGIEAVSLTSMTTMLNAHALYLSLGFVRVPERDWTVPGEDYILWVFRKAV
- the gatC gene encoding Asp-tRNA(Asn)/Glu-tRNA(Gln) amidotransferase subunit GatC; the encoded protein is MSEINREAVAHLARLAHIEMTNDELDKMAGELDVIVDSIKSVSEVAGEDIPATSHPIPLTNVFREDVVGQTLTNEEALSGAPDNAAGRFKVPAILDEE
- the gatA gene encoding Asp-tRNA(Asn)/Glu-tRNA(Gln) amidotransferase subunit GatA codes for the protein MSELITSSAAQLAAKLAAREVTAVEVTQAHLDRISEVDGAVNAFLHVNTDEALQVAADVDKARAAGEQLHELAGVPIAIKDLIVTKGQPTTAGSKMLEGWMSPYDATVISKIRAARMPMLGKTNLDEFAMGSSTEHSAYGPTRNPWDLDRIPGGSGGGSAAAVAAFEAPLALGTDTGGSIRQPAAVTGSVGVKPTYGGVSRYGAIAMASSLDQIGPVSRTVLDAALLQEVIGGHDPRDSTSLTDPVGSLADAARNGNVAGMRIGIVKELQGEGYEAGVQARFNESVEMLREAGAEIVEVSCPNFKYALGAYYLIMPSEASSNLAKYDGVRYGMRELPAEPPLTIERVMGATRAAGFGDEVKRRIILGTYALSAGYYDAYYGSAQKVRTLIQRDFDAAFAQADVLISPTSPNTAFKLGEKLDDPLAMYLNDIATIPANMAGVPGISVPGGLADGLPVGIQFLAPAREDVRLYRAGAALEGMLEQKWGGPLLASAPVLGGVK
- the gatB gene encoding Asp-tRNA(Asn)/Glu-tRNA(Gln) amidotransferase subunit GatB; protein product: MSVHIQDETLSFEEAMEKYDPVLGFEVHVELNTKTKMFSDAPNIFGDEPNTAVTPVDLGMPGVLPVVNKKAVEYSILIGLALNCKIAESCTFARKQYFYPDTPKNFQTSQYEDPIAYDGYLDIELEDGTVFRVEIERAHMEEDAGKLTHMGGAAGRIQGADFSLVDYNRAGVPLVEIVTKPIEGAGSRAPELAKAYVAAIREIVKNLGVSDAKMERGNVRCDANVSLRPHGQEKFGTRSETKNVNSLRAVERAVRFEIQRHAAVLDSGNTIVQETRHWHEDTRSTTSGRPKSDADDYRYFPEPDLVPVVTSKEWIEELRAQLPEPPAERRKRLKEDWGYSDAEFRDVVNAGVMEAIEETIAAGASAQVARKWWMGEVARRAKEAEVDPVDVGVTPELIVELDRLVQAGKINDKLARQVLDGVLAGEGTPEEVIEKRGLAVVSDDGPLLEAIDAALAAQPDVADKIRGGKVQAVGAIVGGVMKATRGQADAGRVRELILERLGVQG